ccAGAGAGCCAGCCGGCAGAATTcacaggaggaaaaagaaataaaagagtcGTGGGGAAAGGGTTGCCTGTAGGGTTGCCTCCAGCAAGGTGccgaaagagggaaagaaaggatgtCAGGTGAGTTAGGGGAATAGCAGCCCTCACCTATTTTGTATTCTGAACTTGGAATCTGGTATTTGGGTGTTTTTGATCCCGGATCTGGGTTTCAGAGAGGGGGGCGCATGAAAGAATCTAAGGTTGAGATGGGTCTTTGTGTCCtactccctccccctttccctctttGCTTTCTGAATCGTGAAGAAACGTCAGACGCTTTTAAAGTGTTACATCTAAAGTGAAATTgcacctctcctctctccctgggCAATGCTATCTCCCTTTCAGCCCTCCGAGTCAAATGAGTGACCCAGATACACCCCCTCAGATGACTTTCTGAGGTAAaactttgggaaaatatttttagccTGCTCATTATCTCTGTCTACCTAAGTGTGGGGAGAATAAGCCTCCTCAGAGGAGATCTGCTCAGGCTGCCCTCCCTCATCCTTTTCTGGAACATGAATTTGTACATCTGAGAGCTTTCCATTGTTTTTCAGTCCGACCGCTTTGATTCTCACcattttgttttacattcttACTCAAGACCAATTTTATCCCTTCCCCCTCGCTCCAGTCTCCTTACATTGTTAAACGTTTAAAATAATAGCACTCGTGTTGGTGGGGGAAGGGAGCAGGAAGCCaaaaaaactcatttcttctccctcccccttctgGCAAGTCTAGAGaaataatataacataatatatagATGTGATTCcttgaggtgggggtggggaatgatTGTGGGTGGTGCGGAAAATTCTGGTAGTTTCTTTGCAAAAGGTCTGAAAATACAAACCCACCCCCTGCGTGCAGTACGCATGTGCAGCAGACCTATTATGGAGGTTCgttgtgggggagggaggggaatttgagaaaaaataaatatatgtgtgagAGATTGATGGTGAGATTAGGAGAGAGGGGCGGGTGGGAGGCGAGGCTTTCGCGCAGGCTCCTCCCCCGGGCTTGAGCAGCCAggctccaccctccctccccgccTTCCCGAGATCTGAGCTGGGATGTGGGAGAGTCTGGGCTCCAGGCCAGCATTGAGTGGCTGCTGAGACAGAGGTTAGGACTTAGATTTGCTTTATTACCCTCCCTTGCCTCCCCTCGCCCGTTCTCCTTTGCCTTCCCCGCCGCGGACGTCCGTCCAAGTTCGGGAACCTCCTGctgcgcggggggggggggtagtgGAGTTCACAGGCTGTGCgggcccccacccccagctgggaGTGACCCAGGCCACTTTCCTGATCCTTCGCCAGTTGGCCTGCCCTTGCCACTGCCCCGGCAGCCTCCGTTTCCATGTTCGTGTTAACCCAAGTCCCTGGGGTTCAGGGGAGCCTGGCGTCCTCCTGACTTCCTACTACAGTTCCCCCTTCATCCCCCACCTCGGTTTTCACACCCTGGTCCTAGGCAGGCAGCCCCCTTTCACGTCCACAGCCAGTGCTAGAGTGTCCTCCTGGTTCAGCGCAAGAGGACACAGGTTGCCAGAGTTAGGAGAAAAAGTAGTGTGAAAGGAGGGAGGTGCCAGGAATTTGAGGGAATGGAAACCCAGGCCTCTGGTTGTTAATTGTGGCTAATTTTCCTTGCTGTTGAGGGAAAGAGGATTGTGTGTCCTAGAGCAAGGGTCTGGGCCAAACCCAGGCTTTCCCCTCCTGCAGCAGCTGCCTCTGCCTGGACAAGACAGGTCTGGCTGGTTAGTCTAGTGCTTAGGTGCCAGAGGCTAACAGGGGCCCAGTCTGTGTGGCATCAGTTTGTATGGCACATCGTCTTCCTGTTTAGGAGCAACACTGGCTCCCAAGCCTCAGCAGACTGGCAGGGGTCATGGAGTATAGGGTGGAGGAGACATCAGGGAAGAACCTGCCCAGGGCCACTTGACAGAGGCTTCTGGTGAGAGAGTCAGGGATCTTGACCTGCAGAAGCAGGTACAGGCTGACTCCTGGATTTGTGCCCGTGAGTGTGTGTACATTGGAGAACACAAATGCTGGGCATCTCTGTCTACCCATATCTTTGTTTCATTTGGACTCCTAGGTTGTCTGTATAGTGATGGATCAGGATGTCTGGAACAGAGAATAGAGGGGAAGAGTAAAATCAGGGGATAAAGGGTGCAGCCCCTGGGTTCTCAAGGGGAGCAAGAATATGGGAATAGATTTGGAAGCAGATTTCAAGTCATTAAGGGAATTCTGGAGATTTCCTCCTCTCTGGTTAGAATGCAGGCAGACACTATGATCCTGTGGGcaagaaatgaaaatgactgGCTGAGGATTTCTTTTCCTCTAGGACTATGTTGGGGTGACAAGATGCCGGTGATTATCCCAGGAAATGTAAATAGAGGCCTCCCTCTTGGCAAAAAGCATGTCAGCCCCCAGGGTGTTAGTGTGAGAACCCAGGTGTCCACCTTTGGCTCTCCCTTCTCAGCATCTGGCTTAGGGAGCTGCCAGCTTGTGTCTCCCCACTCCAAGTGCTGGGGTCAGGCCAGGCCAGCAGCTGGGCATGGCTTCCCCCAGTTCCTGGGCAGGATGCCAGCTGGCGAAGTgaggggaaggcaggaggagtCCTGGCGGCGACTGAAAGGACCTGCCACAGTCAGAGCCCGTGGCCTGGAGCCTGGTCCCTTGTTAgtaggaggggagagaagggagtggTTTGGCGTTCTTCCTTTCTGACCCCTGACCTCCCATTCAGAACCAGAGCATCCCAGAGTACTCAACACACTCTGTTTGCATCCAGTGAAAGGCAGCAAGGTTTGGAGGAGTTAATGCCCAGTTCCTAGAGAGTGGGACTGAGGCAGTGGGGAAGGGGGTGTGGAAGGGCCTTAGAGATTAGGAACCTAGAGGCTTATGTTTTCTGATGTTCTCTGCTCCAAAGATAAGGATGACATTCGGCTGCTGCCTTCAGCATTGGGTGTGAAGAAGAGAAAGCGAGGACccaagaaacagaaggaaaacaagCCAGGCAAACCCCGCAAACGCAAGAAACTTGTAAGTGACAGGGATTCCTAATTTTGTGGCAAGCCTCAGGGACCTTTCCCAgagaatcacattttcttttttcctgattatCCAGGTAGGGAGGTGTCCTGAAGTCAAGGAGGCTTGACCCCTTTCACACTCCCCCACACCCCATTACTTTGTATCTCTTGGATCTAGGACCCTAACCTCACTCTCTACAACCTGGTGAAGAGCCCGATAATTGTTGATGTGACTTGCCCTAACATCCAACAGAAGCAGTCTTGGAGGAAAACTGTATTGAGTTCAGACCCCTCTGTCTTCCTGGGCAATTTATTTagctccctgtgcctcagtttcttcatctgtaaagtggatcAATGAATCAGTTATTATACAATTGTTGTGGAGatggaaataaaatgtaatgtGCTAAGAACAGTTCTTGGCACATCGTAAGGatgaataaatgatatttttatttctctctctaggACAGTGAGGAAGAATTTGGCTCAGAGCGAGATGAGTACCGGGAGAAGTCAGAGAGTGGGGGTAGTGAATATGGAACTGGACCAGGTCGGAAAAGAAGACGGAAGCAccgagaaaaaaaggaaaagaagacaaagCGGAGGAAAAAGGGGGAGGGTGATGGGGGCCAAAAGGTGAGTAGGATTAGAGAGCAAGGGTGAGTAGTCAGCATTAGAGAGGCATATCTAACATCTGAGAAACAGGCATGAGCAGGAAGGGAATTCCCTGAGGCGTAGTCTGTGAGGGATAGGGTTGGACTAGAGAAGGGAGCAAGAAGCTGGTAGGTAAGTATTGAGGCATGTGTGGGGGCCCAGGAGAGAGCCCGGGGAGTGCCCACCTCACTGAAGTTCCCCCTACTCAGCAGGTGGAACAGAAGTCATCAGCAACTCTACTTCTGACCTGGGGCCTGGAGGATGTGGAGCATGTGTTCTCTGAGGAGGATTACCACACACTCACCAACTACAAAGCCTTCAGCCAGTTCATGAGGTGGGATGGAACTGGGAGTCCTCTTGAACAGACAATTTTAGGGAGGTCCTGAATCCCTCTGGAATTTGATCATTGCAAAGAAATTACTCTCCAGAGAAATTCTCAGCCCATGCTCACAAAATTTCACATCGTAATTTCAAGGCATTCTTGGACTCCTAAGTATCCCAGGATTCCAGTTAAGAATACTTCACTGAGGGGCGTGAGGGACAGAGATCATGATTCCAGTCCTAGGTTAGGGAACTGTCTAGCAACAGAATATAGTGAGTCTTTTCCTAGCCCAGCATTCCCATTTTCCCCTCTATGACTTCTTTAAACTCATTCTGGGAGATACCATCATTGTTTCAGAATTTCCCTTGGTCATTTATCGAGTCTCTGCATCTTCCTTAAGTCCCAGTAACAATGGAGAATGCTTTGCTGCCAGTGGGCCTAAGCTACAATGGCCTTCAAAGTATAGAATAGTCTTTTGGGGAAGGAGGCATTTTTAACAGAAATTATTATCCTGGAAGCAATTATGAGGTTCAGGCCCTGGTCTCATTTTGGGCAAGTAACTTAATTTATttgatcctcagtttcctcacctgtaaaataggaataataatggTTTTACTGACAGGAATCTGTGGATTTGATGGGATAGTGAGTACAAAGCCCAGTACATTTGGTATCTAGCCCCAGGATGTGTTAACTGATAGCTGTCTTTAGTAAAGTTTCACTTACCTTACTGCTAAAGATGGTGCTTTTGTTGTCACTCAGGGCCACATATGTCTTTACCAGAGCTTAACCACCCTATAGCAGAGCAGAACAATGTGGCCATCAGTGTTCCAGAAtttcctttgcttatttattaaaTCTTCATTTATCAGACTCCTTCCTACTGGAACCTTTTTTCAGGTTCCATGAGTTTAACTAGTATAATGCAGTGAATTATAGCAAGAATTAttgtgaaaatgaaatgagatgTTATATAAAAGTGTTTTAAACTGTGAAATAGTATACAGAAGTAAATCATTTGagtttatattattcttttttactttattctttttagcttctttttggctttgaaattttattttgcttttttcttactgtttttttaaacttcctttcacttatttattatttaaattgatttttttcttaatagattatatttttatcacCCAGAAATCCTACAGACTATTGATGAGGGAAGATGGCAGTATTCCTAGACCATCTGTGAAGGGTTTGAGTTCTGCTTCTATACTTACAGGCCCCTAATTGCTAAGAAGAATCCTAAGATCCCAATGTCTAAGATGATGACCATCCTTGGGGCCAAGTGGAGAGAGTTCAGCGCCAACAACCCCTTTAAGGGGTCAGCAGCTGCTGTGGctgcggcagcagcagcagcagcagcagctgtggCTGAGCAGGTGTCAGCTGCTGTCTCCTCAGCCACCCCCATAGCACCTTCTGGACCCCCTGCCCTTCCACCACCCCCTGCTGCTGATATCCAGCCCCCACCCATCCGAAGAGCCAAAACCAAAGAGGGCAAAGGTAGGAAATGCACTTATTCAACCACTGTCACTCCACCCTCCAAACTGCCTAGAACTCTTGCCTTCCCAGCCCCAGTTgctagaagaaaaacattttccagAAAGAGGGTCTTAGTGAAATCATAGCCCACAGAGTAATCCCCATGACCTTTGTTTACCAGGATGTGCTATGACTTCTGGTTTCTCTCTCCTCGTTTCTACCCTCATTCAGGTCCAGGCCATAAGAGGCGGAGTAAGAGCCCCCGAGTGCCTGATGGACGTAAGAAGCTTCGGGGAAAGAAGATGGCACCACTTAAAATCAAACTAGGGCTTCTTGGTGGCAAGAGGAAAAAGGGAGGCTCGGTGAGTGACCCCTTAGTTTCTGCTAAATACCTGGGCATCAAGGGCTAGGGTCCAGAGACAGGTCTACAAGGGAAGCTGGACCTGGGACCCCAAGGCCTGGGGAGGGGAGTGGAATTAAGTCTGCCTCACTGACAACCACCGGCAGTATGTTTTTCAGAGTGATGAGGGCCCTGAACCAGAGGCTGAGGAGTCAGACCTGGACAGTGGCAGTATCCACAGTGCTTCAGGCCGGCCTGATGGCCCTGTCCGCACCAAGAAACTAAAGAGAGGCCGgccaggaaggaaaaagaagaagggtAAGGGGTGCTTATTCTGTGTGAGTCTGTCATTCTGCCTTTTTCCCTCCttttgccatttttcttctttccaattttGACTTCTTACTCaactcttctgtgtgtgtgtgtgtgtgtgtgtgtgtgtctctctctctctccctccctccctcctccctggatacccttttttctctctcttgcttgtgctttctctctctctccccttgccTTCACTGGGGTATATGACAGTCCTGGGCTGTCCTGCAGTGGCCGGGGAGGAGGAGGTTGATGGCTACGAGACGGATCACCAGGATTACTGTGAGGTGTGCCAGCAGGGTGGGGAAATTATTCTGTGCGACACCTGCCCTCGTGCCTACCACCTCGTCTGCCTTGATCCTGAGCTTGACCGGGCTCCTGAGGGCAAATGGAGTTGCCCCCACTGTGTGAGTACCTCATGCCCCTAGGAACCCACCcacctctttttccttcttgttttcagTTATTCTTTTTCACCCCCAAATGCCTGGGCTCCTCAGTAATGGATGTCTCAGCATCCAGGATCCTAATTGGGTGCTTTCCCCCATCTCTTTGCCCCCATAGTCAAcatttttggaaattggggtgttcTATTCCTTAGTTTCCACCAGTCTTCTCTGCACTTCTAGGATTCAGGCATCCTGTTTTTGCCTCTATTCTCTAGTCTCACTCCTTAATCCTTTCCTTTATGTCTGTACTTGACCTTCTAGGAGAAGGAGGGGGTACAGTGGGAGGCcaaggaggaagatgaagaatatgaagaggagggagaggaggaaggggagaaggaggaagaggatgatcACATGGAGTACTGCCGTGTGTGCAAGGATGGTGGGGAGCTCCTGTGCTGTGACGCTTGCATATCCTCCTACCACATCCACTGCCTGAACCCTCCCCTGCCTGACATCCCCAATGGTGAATGGCTGTGTCCCCGATGCACAGTGAGTAGAACCACCTTCTTGGCATTTACCATGAGGCCTGACCCCTTTGTCCCTCTCTGGGGCCCAGATGTTTAGGTCTTCCTttctctgccccctccccttctGGCACCTTTCTTCTCCTAACAAGGGGttctttctgcctttcttctttctcatgtgTGTCCAACTTGAAGTGTCCAGTGCTGAAGGGTCGTGTGCAGAAGATCCTGCATTGGCGATGGGGGGAGCCACCTGTGGCAGTGCCAGCCCCTCAACAGGCAGATGGGAATCCAGATGTACCACCCCCCCGCCCTCTTCAAGGCAGATCTGAGCGAGAATTTTTTGTCAAGTGGGTAGGACTATCCTACTGGCACTGTTCCTGGGCCAAGGAGCTTCAGGTACAAGAGCCTTTCTTTTGCCCCTCTTCTGGGAccttgattattgccattctacTCTGGTCttccatttcctttgttttctttcattttaggcTTCTGTTCTCATATCTTTGCAACTTCCATGGTTTTCATAGGTTTCCagtcttctttctcttcattttcattaGCTTTCTTTCCTTAGAGATAAAATAGCCTTTCTTCActttatttaatttcatgttttatcAATCTCCacgattttgtgtgtgtgtgtgtgtgtgtgtgtgtgtgtgtgtgtgtgtgtgtgtgtgtgttggattcaaacccagggcctggcaaaggctaggcaagctctctacccctgagctatactaGCCCATCCACACTCTTAATAACCATATTCTCTGCCTGTGTTTTGCTCTTCCTGGCCCCACCCAGGCCCTGTCTTCTGACTATTCCAtctgttcattttatttgttctccTGCTTTGGCATTGGCTTTTTTTTGCTCATCTATTCTCTTTTAAAGTCATTCTCTTCTCCCAGCAGGCCTTTTCTCTGTCACCCTTCGTCCTCTCTGGATGTTGGAactatctcttctctttctctctgtgcaTCAGCTGGAAATCTTCCACTTGGTAATGTACCGAAACTACCAACGGAAGAACGACATGGATGAGCCTCCGCCCCTGGATTATGGCTCTGGTGAGGATGATGGGAAGAGTGACAAGCGCAAGGTGAAAGATCCACACTATGCAGAGATGGAGGAGAAGTACTATCGTTTCGGCATCAAGCCAGAGTGGATGACTGTCCATCGAATCATCAACCACAGGTGAGTCCTTGGTCTGTGGGAAGGCCAATCTGGGATATGATACTGTTCTTACTGTGGAGATGATCTTGTGTTAATGTCTGTTAATAGACTAAGTGACTGAATGAAACTTGATTACTCCTGCTAAAGCTCTAGCCTTCTGGCCTAGCTTCCTCTATGGGGTAGGAGAACCCAGGAGGAAAGTCCAGCCCAGCATTTGTCTTTGCTGTCACTAATTTCCCAATAGCATAAGAGATTCCCACATGGGTCTGGGAATGGGGGCAAGAAAATGAAACACGAGAAGCACAGTTCAtccagattctttttttcttcatagtatTTATTACTGCCTAATGTTATGTTATATATTCATTGCTGCCTTCCCAGTAGAATGTGAGCTCTCTGATAGGGtcatttgtctgttttgttcactgctggATCTAGTAcctggaacagtgcctggcacatagtagatgctcagtaaatactaATTGGAAGAATGAAGGTTGGAGGATTCTTCAGGAATATTTTGTGAAAGTTGATATTTACCTGCCATCCTAAAAGATTAGGATAGTACTTAAATCATTCTGAATTCCCTTCCTTTGGCCTGCCATTGAGGGTGAGGTGACAAATGCTTCATGTCTGTTGATACTTGTGTTTATCAGGACTTCTTGCTCTTTGtgattattttcttcctcctgttACACAGTGTGGATAAAAAAGGGAATTACCACTATCTTGTGAAATGGAGGGACTTGCCCTATGACCAGTCCACATGGGAAGAAGACGAAATGAACATTCCTGAATATGAAGACCATAAGCAAAGTTACTGGAGACATCGGTGAGGGAACCAGGTCATGGATTAGAGGGAGAGTAAGGATGGCACCTGAAAGCTAAATGAGGATGAAGTAGAGACACAGCCAAGCTAGAGTTTAGGGAAGTGGCCACCTGGGCTGGGTTGTTTGGGTGGGGTCAGAAAACAGCCAGTACAAGTAACAGAAATAAGATCTGTCCTGAGCAATAGGTAAGAAGTTGCTTGGGAGTGGAGAAGGTTAGCTTTCAGGGTGAAGTATAAAAAGTGATGGTATAGagactgggagaaaaaaatacaagaaaatctaGGTTACGAACAGTGGGTTCAGGAAAATGGGAGGGGTTTCAAGGACTAGGCCTCACTCAGACATATTCTTTTCCCAGAGAACTTATTATGGGGGAGGACCCTGCCCAACCCCGCAAgtataagaagaagaagaaggaactGCAGGGTGACGGGCCTCCCAATTCTCCTACTAATGATGTAAGTTCTCTTAGCTGGCCTTTCTCTTTTCTGGAGCCATGGTGATTGAAGTTTTTCATGGGACTCTTGACACAGCTTCCCAGGGTTTTAGCAACTTCTTTGAATAGTAGCTCTTCTCTCGGTGTTCAGCATTGTCTTGAGAGAGGCTAGGAATTTTGGCATAAGAGTGAGAGCTACTATAGATAGCAGCCCAGTAGGGCTCTTGTACCATCTAGCCTTTCCTCATGGTGCTGCTGCATGTTGTTTTAAGGAGTGAAGAGAGGAATTAAAGATTAGAACTTTGATAAGTTCAGGACATAACAGAGAGAATTATAATCCAACTTGATACTGGTgccagagagggaggggaagaccAAGACCAGAGGAGCCCTGACTATTCCCTTGAGCTTTCTGACTTCTTGACTCTACAGCCTACAGTGAAATATGAGACTCAGCCACGGTTTATCACAGCTACTGGAGGAACACTGCACATGTACCAGCTGGAAGGGCTGAATTGGCTACGTTTTTCATGGGCCCAGGGCACCGACACAATTCTGGCTGATGAGATGGGGCTGGGAAAGACCATTCAAACCATCGTCTTCCTCTACTCACTCTATAAGGAGGTGCTACATTCTAGGCCTCTAAGTGGGCAACTGGGCTAAGACCTAGTTTAgaatagggaagaggggtggaggATGGACTTACATAGCAGATAGCAGGTTGGGTTGTATACCCTGGAGCCTAGACTAATGTGCTCCCCACCCTTGACTCCTAGGGCCACACAAAAGGTCCCTTCCTGGTCAGTGCCCCACTTTCTACCATCATTAACTGGGAGCGGGAGTTCCAGATGTGGGCACCCAAGTTCTACGTGGTGACATACACGGGTGACAAGGACAGCCGGGCTATCATTCGTGAGAATGAGTTCTCTTTTGAGGACAATGCCATCAAAGGCGGCAAGAAAGCTTTTAAGATGAAGGTAAGCCCCTTTACCTCACATCTCTTATGACCCTCAGATCTGTCATTTCTATACCTCAACCAGTAATTTAGTTCCTGTATTctccatttgcatttctctatccTTTCTTCCACCTATTCTCATGCCTCTGACCCCCATGGATCTGTGTGCTGGACTGGTGGGTAAAAGTTTAGGGATCATATTCAGTGACCTCTGCTTGGGGTCCCAAGTTGGAGCACAGAATATCTGAGTAAAGAATGAGGGCTGGAGGTATAGGTGCATGGATATCAAGTGGCAGCTGAACATGCAGTGGTTGTGTTGGCAGAGGGAGGCACAGGTGAAATTCCACGTTCTCCTGACATCATATGAGCTGATCACCATTGATCAGGCAGCTCTTGGCTCCATCCGCTGGGCCTGTCTTGTGGTGGATGAAGCCCATCGACTCAAGAACAACCAGTCCAAGGTGAGTGAGAGTCCCAGACCTGAGAAATTTGAGACTGTGGATTCCAACTTGCCTTggtctttgaaaacaaaatgaaacaaataaaaaacaagttcTGGGAGGTAGAGTTCCTGGGAACTTCTCAGGGAAAGTCTTGCCTAGAGGAGGGAGAAGACTAAGGATTTGtcctctctgattttttttttcttttttctttttatgtcctCTGATTTTTGAGGGAAACAGGAGTTGGGGGAAGGGAACAGTCAATGTGGTGGATCAAACATTTGTCACTGATTAGCCTTTTCTCCTGCCTGTTTTTGCCccattttctagtttttcagGGTCCTCAATGGCTATAAGATAGATCACAAGTTGCTACTGACAGGAACCCCACTGCAGAATAATCTGGAGGAACTCTTTCATCTGCTAAACTTCCTCACCCCAGAGAGGTTTAAGTAAGTTGCTCACTAAGGGTAGTCTGCATAGAGAAAGCCACAGAGGCTCAGGAACTGGTAGAGAATGAATCTTGGATGGAGATTGGAGAATAAAGCCTGAGATTGGGGTCAAAGAATTTGACAGTTGTTCATTTCCTTATTTCCTCCTGTCTattagcaacttggaaggcttcctggaggagttCGCTGACATATCCAAAGAGGACCAGATTAAGAAACTGCATGATTTGCTGGGACCTCACATGTTGCGGAGGCTCAAAGCAGATGTCTTTAAGAACATGCCAGCCAAGACAGAACTCATCGTTCGAGTGGAGCTGAGCCCCATGCAGAAGTGAGACATAAAGCAGGCTACTGGGGGTTGGGGATTTGGTGGTAGCTTTCCAGGAGTTAATGACCAAATACAATATCATAATTGCTTCCTCTATATATCTCCTCTATGCCCCTGACCTGGTCTTTAGGAAATACTACAAATACATCCTGACTCGAAATTTTGAGGCCTTGAATTCACGAGGCGGTGGGAACCAAGTGTCACTGCTTAACATCATGATGGATCTTAAGAAGTGCTGCAATCACCCATACCTCTTTCCTGTGGCTGCTATGGTAGATACAAAGAGCAGGGAACTGATAAAATGGCTAATACTCTGAAAACCTGGGAGAGACCATATTGCATGAGGGTGGAACTAGACCAGAAGGCCAAAGAATTGATTCTTGAGGAGTAGGAATTTGAAAGGTGGGGTAGATTTGGGTTTCTGGCTTTCCAGGCACACTAAGGATAAGGAGGCATGTTTCCTGaccctttcttccttttgcttcctATTCAGGAGTCCCCAAAACTTCCCAGTGGGGCTTATGAGGGTGGAGCACTTATTAAATCATCAGGGAAGCTCATGTTACTGCAGAAGATGCTGCGGAAGCTGAAAGAACAAGGACACAGAGTGCTCATCTTCTCGCAGGTGACCCATCCCCTCTGTTCTGTTTCTGCTTTCTGTTCCTCCCTTCTAGCCAGACCTTAATTCTTGATGTCTTTTCTATGACTGCTATGGTGTGATGGATTAGGAGATTCTACCCATAAGAGTGCCTAGCACAGCTACTTCATTCCTGGCTTCTGGTCCATGTTCCTAAGGCTTTTGGAAGTTAGAGTCCAGCTCCTGTTTAGCTGGTTAGGGGCAGGGTGCGGTGGAGCCATCTGCCTCTAGGAGGCCTCTGGAACTAGTGCTATTTCCTAACCTTCTTGATAGGTGGGGTCAAGGAACAAAGACCTTTTAGAAGTCCTATGAAAGCTACACTTCTGCTCTCCAGAAAACTGCACATACAGTTATATCATTTTTGTACAGATTTTTAGAAATCTTATGAAccctgtgttttttttctttttttttggtaccagagattgaacccagggacattctaccactgagccacaccccagccctatttcgtattttatttagagacagggtctcattgagttgcttagcacctcactattgctgaggctggcttttaactcacaatcctcctgtctcagcctcctgagttgctgggattataggtgtgtgccaccacatccagctttaTGTACCCTTTTCTTAGGTCTCAGGGAACCTGTCTTAGTAGAAATGGTCTTTAATCAAGAGAATATGGCAAGAATGCAGAATAGTGAGCAGCTGGGAATAGGAGGAGGAAATACACTCGGTATGCTTAAGACAGGGCAGGAGTTCAGGTGTAAAGCTTGGGGTCAAATTTGAGTAAAGGGATAGTTTGAAGAGACTGGCCCATTCCACCGCCTTGGTATTTCAGACTCCTTCCTTTTCCCTTGCTGTAGATGACCAAAATGTTAGACTTGCTAGAAGACTTCTTAGACTACGAAGGCTACAAATATGAGCGCATTGATGGTGGTATCACTGGTGCCCTGAGGCAGGAAGCCATTGATCGATTCAATGGTAAGAGGGAGATCCCTTAGTTGCTGGTGGGTGTGTAAGGCCTGAGAAACCTGTGCCAGGTCCCTGGGACAAAAGGGGAGCTGGTACAGGGGGATATTGGACACTTAGGTTTTGAGTTGGAGTCATAGTCATTTGTAGTCAAGGAACATCTACAGCAGGTGGACAGAATACTGGGTACAGGAAAAACCTAGCCTCCTAATTCTCACCTCCTAGCTCCTGGGGCCCAACAGTTCTGCTTCCTCCTGTCTACCCGAGCTGGGGGCCTAGGCATCAATCTGGCGACTGCTGACACTGTTATCATCTTTGATTCTGACTGGAACCCCCACAATGACATCCAGGTGGGAACTTGCATCCTGGAGCCCCTGTGCCATTCAACAAGGAGATGT
This window of the Ictidomys tridecemlineatus isolate mIctTri1 chromosome 3, mIctTri1.hap1, whole genome shotgun sequence genome carries:
- the Chd3 gene encoding chromodomain-helicase-DNA-binding protein 3 isoform X14, with the protein product MASPLRDEEEEEEEMVVSEEEEEEEEEGDEEEEEVEAADEDDEEEDDEGVLGRGPGHDRGRDRHSPPGCHLFPPPPPPPPLPPPPPPPPPDKDDIRLLPSALGVKKRKRGPKKQKENKPGKPRKRKKLDSEEEFGSERDEYREKSESGGSEYGTGPGRKRRRKHREKKEKKTKRRKKGEGDGGQKQVEQKSSATLLLTWGLEDVEHVFSEEDYHTLTNYKAFSQFMRPLIAKKNPKIPMSKMMTILGAKWREFSANNPFKGSAAAVAAAAAAAAAAVAEQVSAAVSSATPIAPSGPPALPPPPAADIQPPPIRRAKTKEGKGPGHKRRSKSPRVPDGRKKLRGKKMAPLKIKLGLLGGKRKKGGSSDEGPEPEAEESDLDSGSIHSASGRPDGPVRTKKLKRGRPGRKKKKVLGCPAVAGEEEVDGYETDHQDYCEVCQQGGEIILCDTCPRAYHLVCLDPELDRAPEGKWSCPHCEKEGVQWEAKEEDEEYEEEGEEEGEKEEEDDHMEYCRVCKDGGELLCCDACISSYHIHCLNPPLPDIPNGEWLCPRCTCPVLKGRVQKILHWRWGEPPVAVPAPQQADGNPDVPPPRPLQGRSEREFFVKWVGLSYWHCSWAKELQLEIFHLVMYRNYQRKNDMDEPPPLDYGSGEDDGKSDKRKVKDPHYAEMEEKYYRFGIKPEWMTVHRIINHSVDKKGNYHYLVKWRDLPYDQSTWEEDEMNIPEYEDHKQSYWRHRELIMGEDPAQPRKYKKKKKELQGDGPPNSPTNDPTVKYETQPRFITATGGTLHMYQLEGLNWLRFSWAQGTDTILADEMGLGKTIQTIVFLYSLYKEGHTKGPFLVSAPLSTIINWEREFQMWAPKFYVVTYTGDKDSRAIIRENEFSFEDNAIKGGKKAFKMKREAQVKFHVLLTSYELITIDQAALGSIRWACLVVDEAHRLKNNQSKFFRVLNGYKIDHKLLLTGTPLQNNLEELFHLLNFLTPERFNNLEGFLEEFADISKEDQIKKLHDLLGPHMLRRLKADVFKNMPAKTELIVRVELSPMQKKYYKYILTRNFEALNSRGGGNQVSLLNIMMDLKKCCNHPYLFPVAAMESPKLPSGAYEGGALIKSSGKLMLLQKMLRKLKEQGHRVLIFSQMTKMLDLLEDFLDYEGYKYERIDGGITGALRQEAIDRFNAPGAQQFCFLLSTRAGGLGINLATADTVIIFDSDWNPHNDIQAFSRAHRIGQANKVMIYRFVTRASVEERITQVAKRKMMLTHLVVRPGLGSKAGSMSKQELDDILKFGTEELFKDENEGENKEEDSSVIHYDNEAIARLLDRNQDATEDTDVQNMNEYLSSFKVAQYVVREEDKIEEIEREIIKQEENVDPDYWEKLLRHHYEQQQEDLARNLGKGKRVRKQVNYNDAAQEDQDNQSEYSVGSEEEDEDFDERPEGRRQSKRQLRNEKDKPLPPLLARVGGNIEVLGFNTRQRKAFLNAVMRWGMPPQDAFTTQWLVRDLRGKTEKEFKAYVSLFMRHLCEPGADGSETFADGVPREGLSRQQVLTRIGVMSLVKKKVQEFEHINGRWSMPELMPDPSADSKRSSRASSPTKTSPTTPEASATNSPCTSKPATPAPSEKGDGIRTPLDKEEAGNQEEKPEKNSKIGEKMETETDAPSPAPSLGERLEPRKIPLEDEVPVPGEMEPEPGYRGDRDKSEDIKGDRELRPGPHEPRSNGRREEKVEKPRFMFNIADGGFTELHTLWQNEERAAISSGKLNEIWHRRHDYWLLAGIVLHGYARWQDIQNDAQFAIINEPFKTEANKGNFLEMKNKFLARRFKLLEQALVIEEQLRRAAYLNLSQEPAHPAMALHARFAEAECLAESHQHLSKESLAGNKPANAVLHKVLNQLEELLSDMKADVTRLPATLSRIPPIAARLQMSERSILSRLASKGTEPHPTPAFPPGPYATPPGYGAAFNAAPVGALAAAGANYSQMPAGSFITAATNGPPVLVKKEKEMVGALVSDGLDRKEPRAGEVICIDD